One part of the Candidatus Poribacteria bacterium genome encodes these proteins:
- a CDS encoding site-specific integrase encodes MKGTRPLDNDEIRRVSGCFTGIFEVRNRGLFMLGVSTGGRISELLSLRVGDVYQNKKPVTDLLYTKRIVKGSEVSRSVPVNADGRRAIRDLVDWHREHYRSIAAKRPLFPSRHNSGTVALHRQTAHEILKTAFIEAGLNGHIATHSLRKSFAQRLYDKTGDIYMVQELLGHRNISTTQKYLGVNYADARAAVEAISLITESDRNHLSSDSLTDIDDETLRSELEKRGYNVTIPRENTTAEIVKIG; translated from the coding sequence ATGAAAGGTACAAGACCCCTTGATAACGACGAGATCCGCCGGGTATCCGGATGTTTCACCGGCATTTTTGAAGTACGCAACCGAGGTCTGTTCATGCTCGGAGTCTCCACAGGAGGACGCATCTCTGAGCTGCTTAGCCTACGCGTCGGTGATGTGTACCAGAACAAGAAGCCGGTGACCGATCTGCTCTACACGAAACGGATTGTCAAAGGTAGCGAGGTTAGCCGTAGTGTCCCAGTAAACGCTGATGGCAGGCGCGCAATTCGGGACCTCGTTGATTGGCACCGGGAGCATTACCGATCCATCGCCGCAAAACGACCGTTATTTCCCTCGCGACACAACTCCGGCACTGTGGCACTGCACCGCCAAACCGCGCACGAGATACTCAAGACAGCTTTCATCGAGGCGGGGCTGAACGGACACATAGCGACGCATTCACTGCGGAAGTCTTTCGCCCAGAGACTATACGACAAGACCGGCGACATCTATATGGTGCAAGAGCTGCTCGGACATCGAAATATCAGCACAACCCAAAAATACTTGGGTGTCAACTATGCAGATGCGAGGGCAGCCGTAGAAGCAATCTCATTAATTACCGAGTCTGACAGAAACCACCTTTCGTCAGACTCACTCACAGACATTGACGATGAAACACTCCGGAGTGAACTCGAAAAACGCGGATACAACGTCACCATCCCGAGAGAAAACACCACCGCGGAAATCGTCAAGATCGGATAA